From the genome of Carnobacterium viridans:
AACTCATCGCATGTACGTACTTTACCATATCTATTCACTAAACACAAGTTTTTTTAATTATTTATTTATGAAGTTATCAAAATAAATGTTTTTTTACTACCTAGAACAAAAAAGAATTTCATTTCCTTTTTATCTCTTTCAAGTCTTTCCTTTACCTCTCTCCATGCATATCATTGGTACTAACAAAAAAGCTGTTCTATAATAGAGGTGATTCATTTAGAAGAATTTTTCTCATTACTAGGCAAGACTTTAATTTAAGGAGGCCTTTTTATGAAAGAAGAAGTCATTATAAATTATCTACAACGTCATGGCTTAGAAGCAAAAACAGGTGATACCATTTTGGTTGAAAGAAAAACTCGGAACCGAAAATGGTATGCAACATTATTAGGTAAGAATGAAACCGAAAAAATTTACCTGAATTTTGCTGAAAGAGAATTCGTTATATTGCCAATTGAAAAAGATTCTATGACTCCTATTGAAGGCGATTATGCCCAAGTTCCTTTAACAGAAGTTAAATCTATTTATTTCAAAAAGCAATCCAATTTCTATAACCTACTCATTCAGTACAACGACGCTACTGCTACCGATGATCGCATAAAAAAATACAAAGTTCCTAAAGAAGTTGCCGATTGTTCTTGGCATAAAGAAAATCTGGAACGATTAATTGAACGCTTTGGTTTTAAGGAATCTAAGTAACACAAAAAAACGATTTTTAGACTTTATTGTCTAGAAATCGTTTTTTTTGATCCTTAATTTAGTTAAAAGTAAATTGTTTGATTCTAGTTTTGGATAACTTCGATTTTATAACCATCTGGATCTGTAATAAAAAAGAAATTCGCTGCATTATCTGGGAGAGCTTTTAAATCAGTAACTTCATAACCACTAGCTTTATACTCTTTTTGTGTTGCGGCTAAATCATCCACACCAATTGCAATGTGACCATATCCATTTCCAAGGGTATAAGCCTCTTCTTGATCATAATTATATGTCAATTCCAATTCATAGTCATCTCCACCCAAAGCTAGATAAACTAATGTGAATTTAAGTTCTGGAAAATCTAATCTCTTCGCTTCTTTAAACCCTAATACAGTTGTGTAAAAGTCCATTGATTTTTCTAAATCCATCACACGCACACAAGTGTGCAACATTTTTTTTGCCATTTATCCTTCATCCTCTCATTACAATCATTTGTACATTCTTATCTTAATGCATTTTTATAAAGAGTTCAAAAAATATGTCATTCATGTAATTCTAATGGCAAATTATCTGGATCTTTAAAAAATGTGAATCTTCCACCCGTGTACTCATCTACACGAACGGGCTCTGTTTCAACGCCTTTTTCATTCAATGATTGAATGGCTTCGTCAAAATCGTCTACATAAAAACACAAATGTCTTAAACCTGCAGCTTCTGGTTGAGTTGGCCGCTTTGTTGGATAAGGAAAGGAAAACAGTTCAATTTCACTAGTCCCTAACTTTAAATCTAATTTGTACGAATCCCGTTCTGAACGATAATTTTCCCGTAAGATTTCTAAACCTAATACTTCAGTATAAAATTGTTTTGATTTTTTATAGTCAGATGCAATGATTGCAACATGATGAATGCTCTTAATATTCATACAACATTCCTCCCATTAATTTTTAAATATCGCGGATCATTTCAATACTCGTAAATTCTACGTTTTTAGTATCCTCAATATCTTGAAGATAGTGAAATCCAAGAGCTTCATAAAATTGACTACTCTCTTTATCAGACTTAAGGAAACTAACCAATTGAGTACTGTTTCCTAGTAACTGCTGCATTTGTGTTAAGTGATTTACTAAACGCGTTCCAATATCTTTTCTTAAATAATTGACATCAACATATAAAACAAAAACTTTCCCCACTTTAGAATCAACTATTCCGCCGCCGATAACACCAATTACTTTTTTGTCTAACCGAGCCACAATCCAGCCACTCCATTTAGCCGATACTTCTTCAATTTCATTTAGAATTCTTTTAGGATTATAGTATTCTTCAACTTTTTCTTGTACTTGTTGTTTATCACTTACAGCTTTCGCAGTACAAGCATACCCTTGTATACAAATCGCAACAATTTCATCCACATCTTTAGCAGTTGCTAATTCGATACGAACTTCTTCATAATCTGAAGTTTCTCCAACCTTGATTGATCTCATACTTTTGCTCCTCTATTTAAATTCCTAATAAAGTATCCAGCTCTACCCTTTTCTTAACTGTACTTTCTTGGCTACTCTAAATTAGCATTAAATAACCCATTTGTCACGAGCTTACTGTTCTAGTTTAAAATATTTTTTTGCCGTTACAGATTGATTTACGGTATACTTCATATAGTTTACTCTTTTATAAGGAGGGATATACTCAATTGACGATCAGTAATATCATATTGCAACAACTAGGCAGTATGTTTGTTCTTATATTTTTCGGATACATATTGGTTAAAAAAAATGTCCTGAATATATCAGGAACTAAACAATTTGCTAATATGCTAGCAAACTTCATTACACCTATACTTTTATTTATGTCTTTTCAGCAATCCTATGAAGCTAATCAATTTAAATGGTTTTTAGCAACAATAGTCATTACAATCTTGTTAATAGCAGTGCGTATTTTAGTAAATTATTTTTTCTTACGCAATGCTTCTCGAACAGATCGTTACGCAACAACCTTTACAAATGCAGGGTTTATCGGAATCCCTCTAGTTCTAGCCGTTCTTGGCTATGAAGGAGTCTTTTTTGTATCAGCTTTTATTACTGTGACTAATATTGTGCAAAGAACCTATGGACTTTACCTTATTTCTGGAGATAAATCATTGATCACTCCTAGAAATTCTTTTTTGAATCCTGCTTCTCTAGGTTCTCTTCTAGGTTTGATTGTTTATTTACTTCAAATACAGTTGCCTACTATTTTGAGTGATTCTCTTTATACCATCGCAAATTTAAATACACCACTAGCTATGATTTTATTAGGCAGTTATGTGGCGCAGTCTAAATTAATGGATGTATTTACTCATCCACGAGCTTACTGGACTACTTTCTTATCCTTGATTCTATCTCCGCTGATCAGCATCTTTGTGTTATGGCTATTGCCTTTAGATAATTATTTAGTCTTTTTTGTACTAGCTATCGCATCTTCTGCTCCTATTGCTGTAAACACAGCTTTATTCTCACAGCTTTATGGTGGAGACTATGAATATGGTGCGCGCTTAGTGGTTTTATCTACTTTGCTCTCCATCATCAGTATGCCTATGGTCTTACAAATTGCTGAATTCGCATTTTCAATGAACTAAAAAAAACAATATTGAGAAGTCTGCCTTCTCAATATTGTTTTTTTTTCGCTGTGTAATAACGTATTTGATTCAATGCGGCCGAGAGGAGTCGAACTTCCACCAGGGTTACCCTGACCAGCCCCTCAAGCTGAAATATGAATTTTAAATATTCTCTAATACCTTTTAAATCTTGTGTTTATTGAGTTTTTGAGTTTTATTTATTTTATAAAGTGGATATGAATTGATTGGTATTTATTTTCAGTCGGAACAAAGTCGGAACTTTTTAACATAAGTCGGGCGGGCTTATTTTTTTTACATTCAACCAGAAAGGTAATAACTTTATTCTATCATATAACAATCAAAGCCACTTGCCGGCTTAGAAAACACTGTTGCATCAATTAATCATAAGCTTTAGTTCAAAATTAGTGCAAACTATTTATAAATAGTAGTTGATTTAAAAAAGAAAAATGGTTTTCGTAAAAAAAGAACCTTCCTATTATATAGGAGGTTCTAAACCTTAGCGAGTAGGATGATAAAATAATATTAACATAAATAAATCAATTGAGATAGTTTGCATATATTATAAGTAACCCTAATTCACTTACCCTCACCCTTCATCCAGTGAGGGTATTTTATTCTTTACAAACCGAACGTTTGTTCGTATAATAAACACGAGGTGAACGATATGAAAAAAATGAAGATTCAAGAATTCAACCAGGACTACATGATGATAGATGAAAAAGAAATGTGTTTTGAAGAAGCATATCCAACTAGAGAACAATCTGATTACATACTGAGTAAAATTTCTCATCCAGAGATCAAAGAATATAATATCAAATACTCAGCAGACTCAACTGATATTAATCTAGGTGAAATTGGAAAATACAGACTAGATGGCGTTCCATGTGGTTTCAATGCATTTATCATTACTATCGAAATGGAGGAATGATTGTGGATGATATTTGGGGATTAAGTGAATCAGCGTTGCTACTTATTGAGGATAAACTAGATGAACTACTAAAGGAGGAGGAGGATGAAGAATCATGAACGCTGCAATGTTTACTGGTAAAGTTGTTTCGGATGTTAAAGTAATTAACACAAAACATGGTTACCCCTTTTGTTATATTGCTTTAGATGTTAATGGTAAGATTCAAAATTTACTGATAACTGGACGGAAAGCTTTTAAATTTGTATATGAAGTTGAGAATGGTACTGGTTTAACCGTTGATTGTATTATTAATGATCGTAAGCAATTGTTTATTCAAGAATATAAGATTGACAGTCAACCTACTCTTTTAGGTCAATTATGGGATTATAAAGGTAGACGACTACCATTTAAGAAAACTATGTTTTAGAATGAATCAACTGTATTTATTTAAACTTATATTCTATACTTAGGAAATAAATTAATATAGTTAAAAAATTCATTCTTATAAAGTGGGGTATACAACTTGGAAAATACTCAATTAAAAATACTTACTAAAAAACATATTGATAATACTATTTTTATAGCAACAAATAAAAAAGATGTGCCCTTCAAAGAACTTGAGCTGATTTTAGAAGAAGAAATGTTTATTACTTTATCATTTATTGGTAGTGCTTTAAATAAAATAAATGGTACTGAAGAAGAAAATAAAATTATTCATGCTTTTAAATATGCTTGGAATGTCACAAAACATGCAAAAAAAGTTTATAGAATAAATGATTTTAACTATGATAAAACTTCTATTTTAGGACTTGGAAAAGTTGGTCAAATGCGCCTCGGAAATTATACACCACAACTCTTTTGGAAAGAACTGCCTTTTGAAAAGGGTGGTTTTGAAAATCATCACAAAAAATACATGGATAATTTATATAGTAAAGATATACCTGATAAATTAAATGAAATATATAGAATTATTGATAAATATTTATAGGTTCTTAATTATAAAATAAAAAAGCCACCTCAATTAAGAGATGGCTTTTTTCTATTTGTTTAGTTCTTTTTTGTCTAATATTATATAATCAAACGAGAGGGAGTTGTTAATATGGATAAAGATGAGAAATTGAGTTGGAAAGAACGCAAGGACCTTGTTATAGAAGCAGGTATAGCAAGTATTCCTACTGTTGGGGGTGCTTTACAAACTCTGTATTTTGGATCAAAAAATGAGAAAAGATTTAAAAGAATAGAAATGTTTTATGAAGAATTGAGTGACGATTTAGAATCTGTTAAGGAAATGTTACCAAATATTTATGATATACCCAATAGAGAAGAATTTTTATCTTTATTAGAATCAATAAACGATGAGGTTGAAAAAGTTAGCTCCCAATCTAAAAGTGGTAATTACCGAAAAGCATACAAGAATATTTTGTTGAATTCTAATAAACAATCGTTTGAAAATGAATCTTTTTTTATACAAATTTTACCTAGCTTAACAGAGCTAGAGATAAAATTTTTGTACTCTCTATATCAAAATAAGAATAATATCGGAAATCCTCAAGAATTTGTGAAAGGTTTTAGCTTCAGTATGGAGTTGGCTCAAGGTAGTTTAAATAGATTAAATAATTATGGTCTTGTTTCAAAGCAGATTAACGGTTTGTCTCTTGGAGGTAGTAATTCTGGTGAAGATGCTATATTTCAAATAAACGATTTTGGTTCAGAATTTATCATGTTTATCTTTGAATAATTCATATTTAATAGCAATAATCACAATAACTAGCCATAACCACCAGTACTTAATCAATAGCTCCCCCTGAGTTAGATGTATTAAATCGCTTAAGAATAACATTGAACCCCTCCTAAATAACCCTATCTCAATCAAGTGATAGGGTTAAGTTGTGTCTATTTAAATAATGCTTCGAATGTTCCTTGTCCTACTAGACCATCTACTTTTAATGCTTTAGCGCTTTGGAACTTTTTAACAGCTTTATCTAATCCGTCTCCGAATTTACCGTCAAAACCTTTTACGTCATAACCTTTACAAATTAATGCAGCTTTGATTAAACGAGTAAGGTTACCATTTGCTCCTTCACGAACCGTGATACAAGCATTTTTTGTTTTTGCTCCCCATAATCCATCAACTTTAAGTCCTGCATTAAACTGGCTGTTCAATTCCATTTGTAATGCTTTAATCAATGCTTTATTTGTTGCGGAACCAGCTAAATTATCAACAATTAGTCCCCCATAAAACCAACGATTCAAGAACATCTGAACACCAGCAATTGATTGAGTTTCTGTTGTTGTTCCTGTAATTGCTGGTTTAGTTGTAGGAGTAGCTTTGTTTGTATTTCCACCACCTGCAGCTTTGAATCCGTCCACATCTTGTTCCAATAACCATCCAGTAGCAACTTTACCTTTACCAATTAAATAAGCTTTTTTAGAGCGTGATTTAGAAACTGGCATAGAAGCTAATACGTCGTAAACTTGGCCAATTACAAATTTAGGAATAGTTGAACCCGTTTCCCAATGAGTTGCTTGCTTGCCAACTTTAACGGTTTTTCCATCTGGTTGAGGTGTTACTGCATTTGGAACTGTTGCAACCGGATCAGATACTCCTTCGTTTTTAAGCATTTCTTCAACTGTTTTACCTAGTGACATATACTTAGCAACCTTAGTGATAAAGTAATCCTTAACAGCATTTATTGATTTACCGTGCAAATCCCATGAACGATGTGGACACGACGT
Proteins encoded in this window:
- the gloA gene encoding lactoylglutathione lyase; its protein translation is MAKKMLHTCVRVMDLEKSMDFYTTVLGFKEAKRLDFPELKFTLVYLALGGDDYELELTYNYDQEEAYTLGNGYGHIAIGVDDLAATQKEYKASGYEVTDLKALPDNAANFFFITDPDGYKIEVIQN
- the gloA2 gene encoding SMU1112c/YaeR family gloxylase I-like metalloprotein; translation: MNIKSIHHVAIIASDYKKSKQFYTEVLGLEILRENYRSERDSYKLDLKLGTSEIELFSFPYPTKRPTQPEAAGLRHLCFYVDDFDEAIQSLNEKGVETEPVRVDEYTGGRFTFFKDPDNLPLELHE
- a CDS encoding GNAT family N-acetyltransferase, with product MRSIKVGETSDYEEVRIELATAKDVDEIVAICIQGYACTAKAVSDKQQVQEKVEEYYNPKRILNEIEEVSAKWSGWIVARLDKKVIGVIGGGIVDSKVGKVFVLYVDVNYLRKDIGTRLVNHLTQMQQLLGNSTQLVSFLKSDKESSQFYEALGFHYLQDIEDTKNVEFTSIEMIRDI
- a CDS encoding AEC family transporter — its product is MTISNIILQQLGSMFVLIFFGYILVKKNVLNISGTKQFANMLANFITPILLFMSFQQSYEANQFKWFLATIVITILLIAVRILVNYFFLRNASRTDRYATTFTNAGFIGIPLVLAVLGYEGVFFVSAFITVTNIVQRTYGLYLISGDKSLITPRNSFLNPASLGSLLGLIVYLLQIQLPTILSDSLYTIANLNTPLAMILLGSYVAQSKLMDVFTHPRAYWTTFLSLILSPLISIFVLWLLPLDNYLVFFVLAIASSAPIAVNTALFSQLYGGDYEYGARLVVLSTLLSIISMPMVLQIAEFAFSMN
- a CDS encoding ssDNA-binding protein; the protein is MNAAMFTGKVVSDVKVINTKHGYPFCYIALDVNGKIQNLLITGRKAFKFVYEVENGTGLTVDCIINDRKQLFIQEYKIDSQPTLLGQLWDYKGRRLPFKKTMF
- a CDS encoding peptidoglycan recognition protein family protein, which codes for MGTVNRLNRDDIVNGKAGKRPGNPKGGVIHNDYGAMTPQQYTPWLITRKNNGQLNLGFAPYYINSSAILRADNTNNKAWHTANNEGNAWYLGYEVVQSYYGIISDKEFIKNEDMTLRQVAEDFHYYGLKPNRDTIRLHSQFSSTSCPHRSWDLHGKSINAVKDYFITKVAKYMSLGKTVEEMLKNEGVSDPVATVPNAVTPQPDGKTVKVGKQATHWETGSTIPKFVIGQVYDVLASMPVSKSRSKKAYLIGKGKVATGWLLEQDVDGFKAAGGGNTNKATPTTKPAITGTTTETQSIAGVQMFLNRWFYGGLIVDNLAGSATNKALIKALQMELNSQFNAGLKVDGLWGAKTKNACITVREGANGNLTRLIKAALICKGYDVKGFDGKFGDGLDKAVKKFQSAKALKVDGLVGQGTFEALFK